The sequence below is a genomic window from Babesia bigemina genome assembly Bbig001, chromosome : II.
GCAGGCAACTCCTTTGGCATTTCATCATCCAACTCGTTCAGGTCATGGTCGCTGGAATCAATGTAGTGTTGCCTGGAATTAGTAGAGTCATAGATGGACTCAGGGTATCCTTCGCTGGGACCATTGTAATCAAAGCCGTCAGGATTGTGAGGAGCGCTGGGAGGATGGTAATCATAGCTGGTATCATGGTTGTCCTCGCCGTAACCATAGTAGTTAAAGCCGTTAGGATTGTGAGGAGCGCTTGGAGGATGGTAATCATAGCTGGTATCATGGTTGCCTTCTCCGTGACCATAGTCAAACCCATTTGGATTGTACGGAGCGCTGGCACCATAGTACTCGTTGCTGTAACCATTATAGCTTTCTCCGTGACCATAATCAAAGCCGTTAGGATTGTAGGGAGGGCTGGCACCGTAGTAATCGTTGCTGTAATCCCCGCGAAGATTACCATCGTCGTTCTCAGCCGAATCATCGTAGTTCTCATAGTCACCGTCGTATGGATCATAAGCACCATCCGAAGGGGCGACTGCCACCTCCTCAGGCTTTGAATTGCTCACACTTGCCACATGGCGATAAGCCACGATCTGGTCGCTGCAAATCGCAGACAGCACAGCGAACGCGAAAAAGAATCCCACTCCCAACATCGTGCGTCACTGGGATGTGTAGGATTCCATACAAATGTGTACCTAAGGAACACAGAATAATGGCTTCAATTGTAACTTATTTTGATGCGCATTATTATGCACCTAATACGACGTGTTGTGCGACGTTGTAGATAAATAACGGTATGAAGGTCAGAGGGGTGCAATGTGTAGCACAGCGACATCGCTTCACTGGCCCCGAGGTGCGGTTGAAATCGACGGCCGGGATCAAATGCGATGATGTGCAAATGTTTTTGCGCAGTAATATCATCGGTAAGCTCAGCGCAATTTCCATAACCGGAGCGCAAGAGCGCCGCGAACATGCCGTTCCGTGATGTcgtgatggcaacgacCGCCAATTTCATTCACGTGGCGTAATTTGTCACATTTACTTGTAAGCACTTTTGGGCAGCCAAACTATCAATGCCCTGCGAAATGGCAGGATCCGCACTCTGGCCTGAGCCTGTTGGTAGGGCACCTACCTTGTAACGGCTACGGTGTATATACATTTCAGTAGCACATTTCAAATCTACCTCCATCACCGTTTATCACGGAATAGCTGAGTTGTGTGCCTGTCACGCTGGTTGTCGACGGTGGTTATTCGTCCGCCTGCAGTGGTAGCTTTGCCATTGTTGGCGCGCGCCCATAGGTTCACGATGGTGAGTTCGTGTTAGCGCGCTTCTGTCGCTCGATCTAAAGCGTACGTGCAGCTAttcttcaacttcttcCAAACGCTGGTCGAGAAGGGCGCGAATGTAACCATTGAGCTGAAAAACGACCTGCAGCTGACTGGGCGGCTCCACGCAGTGGACCAGTATCTGAATTTCAAGCTGAGCAACGTGACGGCCAACGACACTGAGCGATACCCGCACCTGGTTCGTTGTATCGATATACCAACTGCATTACGTGTCAGCTGTCTGTTGTGAACTGCTTTGTGCGAGGTTCGGTGGTGCGGTACGTGTTCCTGAATTCTTCGGACGTCAAGACGGAAgagctgcaggagctgTGTCGTCGAGAGGCTATGAAGCAGAGCTCGGAGAAGAAGTGACGCTGACTGACTGACTGTCTAGCGCTCTGTAATTCGGGCTTGTCTAATGCAGTTTGCCTTTGATGTGTTCCTCTGCATGTGCGATCATGTTGCACAGCGACTCTTTGTCGCAATACTCGTTGATGTTGCTTGCCGAAACCCATCTGATCGTGCGTGATGTTGCTTGCCTTTACCACTTACGCGTGGTCGATGTGTTCGTGCGATAGTGTTATCTTGGAGTCCGGATCTGTCAGCTTTCCCAGATAGTAAACGCACTCCTTGTCCCTGTCGTGTGCCTTGTATCTCAGTACCTGCAGCTCATATGTCTCGCATATCGCTAACGCCAAACCTCCTTGAACGACTCGTCAACTTCGATGAGCTCCTTACGCAACCCGGATTCCTCCCATGTCTCTCTGAATGCGGCGTCCTTGAACGTCTCACCGGGGTCTAAGCGCCCTGTATGCTTGATGTGTTGGAGTTACGCGCTCATCGGGCGACGTAGTGCTATAGACGTTACCTTTTGGGGGTGTCCAGTGGAACGGCTTGTTTGACGCTTTAAGCAGCAAGTATTTCACTTCCTTCGCAAGTGCGTCGACGGTGTAAACGATGATGCCCGCTGCCTTTATGATGGCTCCCTCAACCTCCATGTCTTCGCTGTAGCTGTGGTCGCCTGAATTGCACTGCTCCGTGCCTTCCTCTGACTTCGGTTGCTCAGCCAAGTCACTTGTGTCGACGCCGTAGCGTCGCTTGGCCCCTATGCGCGCGTTTAGTATTATTCCCTCTGTTTCAGATCGCTGTGTTGCGTTTTCGAGTCCGGTGGGCGACGCCCACGTGCCCTATGGACGGTGGCGCGCGCCTTGGCTCAGTGCCGCCACTCGCCTTCCGCCTGCTCCTTGGGGCTGCAGCACGCGTAGCCGATGCACATTACGCAATGACATAACACGGAACATGGAGGGATCGCAGCAGATATTCGATGGGCGATCCGGTAGATTAGCTATATATCTGTGTTTTGTTTTGCCAAAGTTGTTATGTTATAAGTAAACATGTAATCGGGAGAGATATGTGCACATTGTCGGTACTAGACAGTAGCAGCACTTGGAAAACCCTGTGATATAATCGTCGGTATAACATGTGTTCATTTAGCGATGTTCTTGCACATTACCTTACACATTATGAATAATATGTGTAAATAGTGTTTTTCGCTTGTTTCGGTGCGCTGAACTTTGTGTAGTGATTCATTTTACCTACTACGCCACTCGCCTGCGCCGATGTGTGGTTTGTGCTCGGTAGCTTCAGTTGCATTCACTGTTGTTTCGCGGTTGCCGTAACGATTTTACTATGTCAAACCCGCTGGAATGTTACGAAAAGTTGGACTTCAACACTCGACAGCAGCCCTTGTACTCCCATGTATCTTTACTAGTCAAGCCATAATATCGCCATCAGGTTATAGAGAACTTTCCCAAATCTGACCGACCCGATGTGGTAGTACGTCTGTGCCGTTGCTGGCAGTCCCACAAGTTTCCCTACTGCGATGACACCCATAAAGTGCGTTGAGTGTGTTTCCCTGCTAACGTGTTCAGCTGCTAGTTGAGAACGGGGATGACGTGGGGCCGTTCGTGGCCCACATACGCGCTGAGAGAAGCAAGAAGCGGGAGTATGTGAAGCTGCGCCAACGTGAGACTGTGCCGGGGGTCTCGCGTCCGTCGGCGCTTCATCGCATGCCGTCGTCACGGGCCCTTGCTTTGGGTTAGTGCTGCGTTGACATTTAATCACGGTTCAGTGTCAATAGCTACTGTGGCCGCGGGATCGTTGCTTGGCGTAATCGGCATGGTTTGACTTATTCAACTGTATAGCAATTAAGCTCTGCATTTGTTCTGGTCGCGCGCGTAGAGTATCCAATACTTGTTCGTCCGTCGCCCTTACACGTCGTCCACATTTGTACAGCTTTCATCGTGGACGTGGGCATCGTCCACGACGGCTCCAACGACCAAATCCTCTACCACTTCCGGCTGAGGGCAACTTTCTGCCTCATCCGTCTGACCGTTCTCGGAGTCGTCGTGGTCAGTCCTTTCCCACGGTTCCTCGGAGGTGACGTCAAATGCGGGCCTCCTGCCCTTTAATGTCTGATCGCCCACGAGTGGACCTTTGGTGAGGTGTATTGGAACGCTCCTCCCTGGGTCGTAAATTGGCCGCGCCTTTAGGGTTGCGTTGCAGAGCAGCTGCATCTTGGCACGGCTGAACATGGTATCCGCTATGTTGCGCATGATGCCTCGGTTCCACGGGTTGTACTCTGTATAAAGCGCCTTGAGCTGCTCGTTCGTCGTCTTGTTCATGCCAATGATGTACGTGTGGTATGCCGTGAGGCCGACGATGAACCATCCGCACAAAAGCATGTAGCTGAGCAACACGGCGCTGTGAATTATGGCTGCCGTGTCCCAATAGTTCGTGCTGACCATCACGATACGTAGTATAGAGAACGCAGCGAAGAGGATGTTCTCCAAGCACGTGCAGGTGATGAATAAGTAAAAAACCCTGTAGTTGTTGCCACCGATGCAGTTTCGCAGCCACTTGCAGTGATGGTCGAACCTGTGGACGCATACATCGCACACGTTGCAGTGCACGCTCCGTGGGGGGCGGTATATGTTGCACGTGTGGCAGTACTTCACCCTCAGGAACTTACCGGCGATGGCGACCTCTATGCATGGCGGCGCGTAGGAGTACTTGCGCTTCATCCGGATGGCGTCGTACGCGTCGCTACTGTCAGCCATCTTGGGGATGATGCCAGGGTTCATGCACGAAACCGCGTGGAAGCATATCAGGGCTAAAGCTGCGATAATATAGATGACGGTGGGCACACCCGGCCCGTGATAGGTCGTGTACCAACCGAAGGCAGTCGCCGCGAAGTATATGACAGGGGTGTAGAGCAGCAACAGAGTGACGAGCTTGATTATGCGCTCGTCTTCGATGAATCGGTGGACGGATTGCTTCACTGCATCCACGAACCGCTGCGCGGCATGCCTGGGGGCGGCTCCTTCTTGTACGCCATCTACGTGGTCTCTGCTcccgcagcagcgcgacaTGGTAGAGGCGTTCATACGGGGCTGGTGCTGAGGCTCCTCGTCATCCCGTTCCTACAGTGTGTCGTGTAGCTGACGACCTCGCAGCAAGCACACCTCCGAAGACACTGCGATGCGCCCTTCACTGCCAGACTACACAATGTGCAAGCTTTGTTGCGCAATCTTCCAGCGTTTTGAAACGATGTGTGTCGGATACAGACCGTCGTCACTGCGTGGCGGGAGTTGCGGGCGACGCCATTCAGACGTTGTCTCCGCAGCCGAGATTCGCAAGATTCCTTACACTGGGGACTCGCACCTATGTGGCGCGACACTGAAATGTGCGGTTTCGTTCAGGTGTGTTGTAGTGGCGTCGGGTGGTCATACTCCGCGTGATGGTCGGACAGAGAGTTGCAGCGCGTACCGGGGCGGCAGCCGATACTCCGAACTAATAATCATGATGTGTATGGAGGTTATATGAACACCTGTCAGGAGTGTAGAGACAAGTGTCGCACAGCGAATTTTCTCCTAATGCTATGCACATGTGACCCGCACGGACTCGCATCAAATGCCACTGCTGAGTCCCTCAACAGTTGATAACAGCGCcactattacacaaattACTGCCGCGTCTCGTTCCTTTAAAATAATGTGCGGTTCTCGCAACTGGATACAGCTTACACATTCGTAGTCAAACCGACAGGTGAGCTTGCGCTCAACCAGAGGACACTCGACGTGCCACCGCGATGTACCGCGCTGTCATATCGTAGAGCCAATAGAATCTGCCAGGAATCCACGTCTGCGCAGCCCTGTTACTCTGCTCGGTGTGTAGGCAACCGGTCTCAACCAGCCTCTCCTCCGGATCGCTGCGCGCACGTAATGCGGTCGGCCGCATAGTCCTAAATATTCATATATAACTCTGCTGCAGAATATCGGCGTGTCAGCATTTTCCCGGctacgccgccgcagcatgACGTGAAGTGTCGACCCGGCCGGCATAGGTATTTTTGCCGGGCAGCAGCACAATTTTTATCGCACAGTTGTGCGTCTAGCTTCAGAGTTGCTCTACGCCAGTTGGAAGCACGATGCCGCGTTTGAACGGCGTCAACTccaaggcgctggaggCCAAGCAGCGCAAGAAGGAGCAGCGCGAGGCTATCGAGCGTAAAAAGGAGGCTGAGGCGCTCGACAAATACTGGGAAGACAATGACAAGCTAGTACAGGCAAAGCAGGAACGCAAGGTCAGTGCCATACCACGCGGTGGACACGTTGCAGCTGGAGGCCCAGCGACGGCAGCAGGAgcgcctgcagcgcaagcagGAGAcgcggcagctgctggagaaggaggacGCGGAGCTTGTGTCAAACAAGACCTGCGCAAAGGTAGGCGAGCGCACAACACGCTCATGACGGTGCAGGGAGCGGCTGTCCCGAAGGTGACGCGCGCAGAAATCCTCCGTATACAAGCACTTCAAGCCGAAGCACGCGCCAAGGAGGCGGCGAGCCGCGAGGTTGGTGGCGTTTCCCCGCAGTATCAGCGAGCGATAGGAAAACCCATACTGCGACGTGACCCTGGGCAACATGAACCACGAGAACATGCGGGAACGCATGCTGCTCGAGGAGCAGAATATCGACCTCGTGAAGGGTGCGTTTACGCCGCG
It includes:
- a CDS encoding SNRP core protein,putative; its protein translation is MAGSALWPEPLFFNFFQTLVEKGANVTIELKNDLQLTGRLHAVDQYLNFKLSNVTANDTERYPHLLSVVNCFVRGSVVRYVFLNSSDVKTEELQELCRREAMKQSSEKK
- a CDS encoding DIADENOSINE 5,5-P1,P4-TETRAPHOSPHATE PYROPHOSPHOHYDROLASE MUTT; amino-acid sequence: MEVEGAIIKAAGIIVYTVDALAKEVKYLLLKASNKPFHWTPPKGRLDPGETFKDAAFRETWEESGLRKELIEVDESFKEVLRYKAHDRDKECVYYLGKLTDPDSKITLSHEHIDHAWVSASNINEYCDKESLCNMIAHAEEHIKGKLH
- a CDS encoding CDGSH iron-sulfur domain-containing protein, translated to MSNPLECYEKLDFNTRQQPLYSHVIENFPKSDRPDVVVRLCRCWQSHKFPYCDDTHKLLVENGDDVGPFVAHIRAERSKKREYVKLRQRETVPGVSRPSALHRMPSSRALALG
- a CDS encoding DHHC zinc finger domain containing protein, putative gives rise to the protein MSRCCGSRDHVDGVQEGAAPRHAAQRFVDAVKQSVHRFIEDERIIKLVTLLLLYTPVIYFAATAFGWYTTYHGPGVPTVIYIIAALALICFHAVSCMNPGIIPKMADSSDAYDAIRMKRKYSYAPPCIEVAIAGKFLRVKYCHTCNIYRPPRSVHCNVCDVCVHRFDHHCKWLRNCIGGNNYRVFYLFITCTCLENILFAAFSILRIVMVSTNYWDTAAIIHSAVLLSYMLLCGWFIVGLTAYHTYIIGMNKTTNEQLKALYTEYNPWNRGIMRNIADTMFSRAKMQLLCNATLKARPIYDPGRSVPIHLTKGPLVGDQTLKGRRPAFDVTSEEPWERTDHDDSENGQTDEAESCPQPEVVEDLVVGAVVDDAHVHDESCTNVDDV